One genomic segment of Chitinibacter sp. FCG-7 includes these proteins:
- a CDS encoding glutathione peroxidase — MSGLASAACSPILQHQFKTLQGQPFDLCQYAGKPILVVNTASKCGFTKQFAKLEKMYDQYKGRGLLVIGFPSNDFKQELETNAEIGEFCKLTYMVEFPMMEKTSVIGKSANPFYQQLIKASDTSPKWNFYKYLIAPDGKTVTAYSSMTEPDHKDIIGKIEGWLPKK, encoded by the coding sequence ATGAGCGGATTAGCTAGCGCTGCCTGCAGCCCTATACTCCAGCATCAATTTAAAACATTGCAAGGTCAGCCTTTTGATTTATGCCAGTATGCGGGCAAGCCGATCCTGGTGGTCAACACGGCCAGCAAATGCGGGTTTACCAAGCAGTTTGCCAAGTTGGAGAAAATGTACGATCAGTACAAAGGGCGTGGCCTGCTGGTGATTGGCTTTCCGTCCAATGATTTCAAGCAGGAGCTGGAAACCAATGCCGAAATTGGCGAGTTTTGCAAACTCACCTATATGGTTGAATTTCCAATGATGGAAAAAACCAGCGTCATCGGCAAAAGTGCCAATCCCTTTTATCAGCAACTGATCAAGGCGTCGGACACCAGCCCGAAATGGAATTTCTACAAATACCTGATTGCACCCGATGGCAAAACAGTCACCGCGTACAGCTCGATGACCGAGCCGGACCACAAAGACATCATCGGCAAAATCGAGGGCTGGTTGCCCAAGAAGTAA
- a CDS encoding carbonic anhydrase, protein MEDIEKFIGGFRRFQHKYFGEHSSLFEELKQGQSPKTLLIGCSDSRVDPALLMDCDPGDLFVVRNVANLVPPYETDGAFHGVSSAIEYAAVHLEVSKIIVLGHSACGGIRALMQNPESKTEANFVGRWVRIAENAREQVRRELSHKDEERQIRACEMAAIIVSLDNLMSFPFIAERVEAGKLSLIGWYFDIQQGALYDFDQSISRFRPLVTAIESK, encoded by the coding sequence ATGGAAGACATTGAAAAGTTCATCGGTGGGTTTCGCCGTTTCCAGCATAAGTATTTTGGCGAACACAGCTCTTTGTTCGAAGAACTCAAGCAAGGACAAAGCCCGAAAACTTTATTGATTGGTTGTTCCGACTCACGTGTAGATCCGGCCCTGCTGATGGATTGCGATCCGGGTGATCTGTTTGTAGTGCGCAATGTGGCCAATCTGGTGCCACCTTATGAAACCGATGGTGCTTTTCACGGGGTATCTTCGGCTATCGAGTATGCCGCAGTGCATCTGGAAGTGAGCAAAATCATCGTGCTGGGCCATTCGGCTTGCGGCGGTATTCGTGCGTTGATGCAAAATCCCGAATCCAAAACCGAAGCCAATTTTGTCGGCCGCTGGGTGCGGATTGCAGAAAATGCCCGCGAACAAGTGCGTCGCGAGTTGTCGCACAAAGACGAAGAGCGCCAGATTCGCGCCTGCGAAATGGCCGCGATTATTGTTTCGCTCGATAATCTGATGAGTTTCCCCTTTATTGCCGAGCGTGTTGAAGCCGGTAAGCTGAGCCTGATTGGCTGGTATTTCGATATTCAGCAGGGGGCTTTGTATGATTTTGACCAAAGTATCAGCCGCTTCCGCCCTTTGGTCACGGCGATTGAGAGCAAGTAA
- a CDS encoding cytochrome b has translation MKSPQPSNYNALQIGLHWLTALLILAAFILVWTFDNTPLAPATFKLKLQLIAWHKWAGITVLILFALRMAYKLVRGTPAIDPNLPALQRKMALGVHHLLYLLMLALPLVGWLLTSAKGYPVMLYGIWQMPDLISPNEEMAHTLKEIHEWLANGLMLCIALHVAGALKHYFIDKDGTLARMLPFLKR, from the coding sequence ATGAAATCACCGCAACCAAGCAACTACAATGCGCTGCAGATTGGCCTGCACTGGCTCACGGCCTTATTGATTCTGGCGGCATTTATTCTGGTCTGGACTTTTGATAACACGCCGCTGGCACCTGCAACATTCAAACTGAAACTGCAACTGATCGCTTGGCACAAATGGGCCGGCATCACGGTCTTGATCCTTTTTGCGCTGCGCATGGCTTACAAATTAGTCCGTGGCACACCAGCGATTGACCCCAATCTGCCCGCGCTACAACGCAAAATGGCGCTGGGTGTGCATCACCTGCTCTACCTGTTGATGCTGGCTTTACCGCTGGTGGGTTGGCTGCTGACGTCGGCCAAAGGCTATCCGGTGATGCTGTACGGCATCTGGCAAATGCCCGATCTGATCAGCCCGAATGAAGAGATGGCACACACGCTGAAAGAAATACATGAATGGCTGGCCAATGGCCTGATGCTCTGTATTGCACTTCACGTTGCCGGGGCACTGAAACACTATTTCATCGACAAGGATGGTACGCTGGCACGCATGCTACCTTTCTTGAAACGATAA
- a CDS encoding YceI family protein, with protein MLRSILAATFLFSALGAQAAQTVVPQKSRIGFTFSQMNTPADGLFKNYTAAIDFDPAKPESAKAQIVVDLASIDVGGPDGNAEAKKKAWFDVASNPKGTFTATSVKALGGGKFETKGKLTIKGISRDVVGQMSAKQQGAELILEGSVPLLRLNYKLGDGAWADTGTVADEVTVKYKLVLTGKAGK; from the coding sequence ATGTTGCGTTCTATTCTTGCCGCCACTTTCCTGTTTAGCGCCCTGGGGGCGCAAGCGGCACAAACCGTGGTGCCACAAAAAAGCCGGATCGGTTTTACTTTTAGCCAGATGAATACGCCGGCCGATGGCCTGTTCAAAAATTACACGGCGGCGATTGATTTTGACCCAGCCAAGCCAGAAAGCGCCAAAGCGCAAATCGTGGTCGATCTGGCCAGCATTGACGTTGGCGGCCCCGATGGCAACGCCGAAGCGAAGAAAAAAGCTTGGTTTGACGTGGCCAGCAATCCAAAAGGCACGTTTACCGCCACCAGCGTCAAAGCGCTGGGCGGTGGCAAATTTGAAACTAAAGGCAAATTGACGATCAAAGGCATTAGCCGCGATGTGGTGGGCCAAATGAGCGCCAAGCAGCAAGGTGCAGAGCTGATTCTGGAAGGCTCGGTGCCGCTCTTGCGTCTGAATTACAAACTCGGTGACGGCGCATGGGCCGACACCGGCACAGTGGCTGATGAAGTGACTGTGAAATACAAGCTGGTATTAACCGGCAAAGCTGGAAAATAA
- a CDS encoding YceI family protein: MKKLILASILSAATLSAVAAPETYNVDPSHTFASFEINHLGYSTQRGSFYKTSGTITLDQEKKTGSADITIDASSLNTGWAARDKHLTGEDFFNAEKFPTITFKGKSFKFDGDKLSSVSGDFTLLGVTKPLTLNVTAFKCSPHPMSKKPACGADAVATIKRSEFGMAAYVPAVSDEVTLRIQVEAIK, from the coding sequence ATGAAAAAACTGATCCTTGCCTCAATTCTGTCTGCCGCCACCCTGAGTGCCGTTGCTGCGCCAGAAACCTATAACGTGGATCCATCGCACACTTTTGCCAGCTTTGAAATCAATCACCTGGGTTACTCAACCCAGCGCGGTTCATTCTACAAAACCAGCGGCACCATCACGCTGGATCAGGAAAAGAAAACCGGCAGCGCCGACATCACCATTGATGCCAGCAGCCTGAACACCGGCTGGGCTGCGCGTGACAAACACCTGACAGGCGAAGATTTTTTCAACGCAGAAAAATTCCCGACGATCACTTTCAAAGGCAAGTCTTTCAAATTTGACGGCGATAAGCTGAGCAGCGTGAGCGGCGATTTCACCTTGCTGGGTGTGACCAAACCATTGACGCTGAATGTAACTGCTTTCAAATGCTCGCCACACCCGATGAGCAAAAAACCAGCTTGCGGTGCTGATGCCGTAGCCACCATCAAACGCAGCGAGTTTGGCATGGCAGCTTATGTGCCAGCGGTGAGCGACGAAGTAACCCTGCGCATCCAGGTTGAAGCGATCAAATAA
- a CDS encoding TIGR00645 family protein, with product MEKHPYAATESTPLLGKVIFASRWLQLPIYLGLIIVQGVYAYKFLAALYTMMSNLTTLSETQIMLAVLGLIDVVMIANLLLMVTVGGYETFVSRLRIDRHPDQPEWLDHVNATVLKVKLSMAIISISSIHLLQTFINAAQMAEVTMKWQVIIHLAFLVSAAALAYTDKLLNSVSQGTHH from the coding sequence ATGGAAAAACATCCCTACGCTGCCACAGAATCAACGCCACTGCTGGGCAAAGTGATTTTTGCCAGCCGCTGGCTGCAATTGCCGATTTATCTGGGCTTGATCATTGTGCAAGGCGTTTACGCCTATAAATTTCTGGCTGCGCTCTACACCATGATGAGCAATCTGACGACCTTATCCGAAACGCAAATCATGCTGGCCGTGCTGGGCCTGATTGATGTGGTGATGATTGCCAACCTGCTCTTGATGGTGACGGTGGGCGGCTACGAGACGTTTGTCTCGCGCCTGCGCATTGATCGCCATCCCGATCAGCCCGAATGGCTCGATCACGTCAACGCCACGGTGCTGAAAGTCAAACTGTCGATGGCGATTATCAGCATTTCGTCGATCCACCTGTTGCAGACCTTTATCAATGCGGCGCAAATGGCCGAAGTAACGATGAAATGGCAGGTCATCATCCACCTGGCCTTCCTGGTTTCAGCCGCCGCACTGGCCTACACCGACAAGCTGCTCAATTCGGTATCGCAAGGCACGCACCACTAA
- a CDS encoding LysR family transcriptional regulator, with product MLRLSLESLEILDAIARRGSFAAAAEEVHRVPSAVTYMVRKLEDDMGVPIFDRSGHRAQLTAAGVELLNEGRHLLRAANELECRIKRIATGWETELAIVVDTIIPLQLLIPLLKQFDAINSGTRVRFLHESLGGSWEALLERRADIIVGAIAQGPSGGGYSTHALGEFRSVFVVSPDHPLASAPEPLSSQVLMQHRAVVVPDSARQMPTYSYNILSGQDILRVPSMADKVAAQVAGLGCGYLPLPWAQPYLERGELVIKAVSEVRPQSRLCHAWRSQDVGQALKWWVETLTTTPVIQQWLSSGVAAN from the coding sequence ATGCTGCGCCTAAGCCTGGAATCGCTAGAAATCCTCGACGCCATTGCCCGCCGGGGCAGTTTTGCCGCCGCCGCGGAGGAAGTCCACCGCGTGCCCTCAGCGGTGACCTATATGGTGCGCAAGCTGGAAGACGATATGGGCGTGCCGATTTTTGACCGCAGCGGCCATCGCGCCCAGCTTACCGCCGCTGGGGTGGAATTGCTCAATGAAGGTCGCCATTTGCTGCGCGCGGCCAATGAGCTGGAGTGCCGGATCAAGCGCATTGCCACGGGCTGGGAAACCGAGCTGGCGATTGTGGTCGATACCATTATTCCCTTGCAGCTGCTGATTCCGCTGCTCAAGCAATTTGACGCGATCAATTCGGGCACCCGGGTGCGGTTTTTGCATGAATCGCTGGGGGGTAGCTGGGAGGCTTTGCTCGAACGCCGTGCCGATATTATCGTCGGCGCGATTGCGCAGGGGCCATCGGGCGGCGGTTATTCGACGCATGCGTTGGGTGAATTTCGTAGCGTGTTTGTCGTCTCGCCCGATCATCCGCTGGCCAGCGCACCCGAGCCTTTATCGTCACAGGTGCTGATGCAGCACCGGGCGGTGGTGGTGCCCGATAGCGCGCGGCAGATGCCGACGTATTCCTACAATATTCTGTCCGGACAGGATATTTTGCGCGTGCCCAGCATGGCGGACAAAGTGGCGGCGCAGGTCGCCGGCTTGGGTTGTGGCTATCTGCCGTTGCCATGGGCGCAACCGTATCTGGAGCGCGGCGAGCTGGTGATCAAAGCGGTATCGGAAGTGCGGCCACAATCGCGATTGTGCCATGCCTGGCGCAGCCAGGACGTGGGGCAGGCACTGAAATGGTGGGTGGAGACTTTAACGACAACGCCGGTGATCCAGCAATGGCTCTCAAGTGGTGTTGCCGCTAATTAG
- a CDS encoding pirin family protein, whose amino-acid sequence MITLRKSEERGHANHGWLDSNFSFSFAEYYDPAHMHFGALRVINDDRIAAGMGFGMHPHQDMEIITYVLSGAIEHKDSMGNGSLIRPGNVQRMSAGTGVRHSEFNPSDTEETHLLQIWIIPGQKGIAPSYEEKIFSDDDKRGQLRLVASPDASNGSVLIHQDVRLYAGLFDGDEALEQAIQMGRKLYVHIARGSIEVNGIALKAGDAAMLTHETALTLKQGHGAEVLVFDLF is encoded by the coding sequence ATGATTACCTTACGCAAATCCGAAGAACGTGGCCACGCCAACCACGGCTGGCTTGATTCCAACTTCAGCTTTTCCTTTGCCGAATACTACGACCCGGCGCATATGCACTTTGGCGCGCTGCGCGTGATTAACGATGATCGGATCGCGGCTGGCATGGGCTTTGGCATGCACCCACATCAGGACATGGAAATCATCACCTATGTGCTGTCGGGCGCCATCGAGCATAAAGACAGCATGGGTAATGGTTCGCTAATTCGCCCCGGCAATGTGCAGCGCATGAGCGCGGGCACCGGCGTTCGGCATAGCGAATTTAACCCCAGCGACACCGAAGAGACGCATTTGCTGCAAATCTGGATTATTCCGGGGCAAAAAGGCATTGCGCCGTCGTATGAAGAGAAAATCTTCTCCGATGACGACAAACGCGGCCAGCTGCGTTTGGTGGCCAGCCCGGATGCCAGCAATGGCTCGGTGCTGATTCATCAGGATGTTCGCCTGTACGCGGGGCTATTTGATGGCGATGAAGCACTGGAGCAAGCCATCCAGATGGGCCGCAAACTGTATGTACACATTGCCCGCGGCAGTATTGAAGTAAACGGCATTGCGCTGAAAGCGGGCGATGCGGCCATGCTAACGCATGAAACAGCGCTGACGCTCAAGCAAGGCCATGGCGCTGAAGTGCTGGTGTTTGATCTGTTCTAA
- a CDS encoding SGNH/GDSL hydrolase family protein gives MQTIKSIKLTRACAAALVAACASLSGPLFAADAGSAPLLLSGRWVQNSDHWQATWPGVAMAARFQGSAVGVVLNDARSHYAVEIDGQPVAQISPASGKRTVWIRDLAAGEHRIELIRRNETPDYAGSVYGFTLDGGQWLAAPTPQRKIEFIGDSFTAALANLSNQRDCSDAEISSSTDISQGFAIQLSRQLGAQWQTNAMSGMGLIRNWNGNLPDRDFRTFYTRQLQTDANSKPDSHWQPQLVVIGLGVNDFSTPVNPGEQRNTEQRAKDFQAAYRELIKTLNARYKTPHIIVTAMKLWPDDQQRPNVRAVVDAEQAAGNQRIHYLQLDAMQLSACQWHPNRADHRQVTQQLLDKIATIKMQW, from the coding sequence ATGCAGACAATCAAATCAATCAAATTAACCCGCGCCTGCGCAGCCGCTCTCGTGGCGGCTTGCGCCAGCTTATCCGGCCCGCTGTTTGCAGCCGACGCCGGCAGCGCACCGCTACTGCTTTCGGGCCGCTGGGTGCAAAACAGCGATCATTGGCAAGCCACCTGGCCTGGTGTCGCCATGGCCGCACGCTTTCAAGGCAGTGCCGTTGGCGTGGTGCTCAATGACGCGCGCAGCCACTATGCCGTTGAGATTGACGGCCAGCCCGTCGCCCAGATTTCCCCGGCCAGCGGCAAACGCACGGTGTGGATTCGCGATCTGGCCGCAGGCGAACACCGGATCGAGCTGATCCGGCGCAATGAAACGCCAGACTATGCGGGCAGCGTGTATGGCTTCACGCTCGATGGTGGCCAATGGCTGGCGGCACCGACGCCACAACGCAAAATTGAATTTATTGGCGACTCTTTCACCGCCGCGCTGGCCAATCTTTCGAATCAACGCGATTGCAGCGATGCTGAGATCAGCAGCAGCACTGACATCAGCCAGGGTTTTGCCATCCAGCTTTCCCGCCAGCTGGGCGCACAATGGCAAACCAATGCGATGTCGGGCATGGGGCTGATTCGCAACTGGAATGGCAACCTGCCCGACCGTGATTTCCGTACTTTTTACACGCGTCAGCTGCAAACCGACGCCAACAGCAAACCCGACAGCCATTGGCAGCCGCAATTGGTAGTCATCGGTCTGGGTGTGAATGACTTTTCCACTCCGGTCAATCCGGGTGAGCAACGCAATACCGAACAGCGTGCCAAGGATTTTCAGGCGGCCTATCGCGAGCTGATCAAAACACTGAATGCCCGCTACAAAACGCCGCACATCATTGTGACCGCCATGAAGCTCTGGCCGGACGATCAGCAGCGGCCGAATGTGCGGGCAGTGGTTGACGCCGAGCAGGCCGCTGGCAATCAGCGCATCCATTATCTGCAGCTGGATGCGATGCAATTGAGCGCCTGTCAGTGGCACCCCAATCGGGCAGATCACCGGCAGGTGACGCAGCAATTGCTCGACAAAATTGCCACCATCAAAATGCAGTGGTGA
- a CDS encoding NADP(H)-dependent aldo-keto reductase — protein MIYTRLGQSELEVSRICLGTMTYGEQNSEAQAHEQLDYAVAAGVNFIDTAEMYPVPAKAATQGLTEQYIGSWLKNWLKKQPRDQLVIASKVAGPNRGMDWIRGGPQLNREQIIAACDASLKRLNTDYLDLYQIHWPARHVPMFGQTYYEPSQEYAHAPAIAEQLAALDQLVRAGKVRYIGVSNETSWGVSEFVKVAERENLPLIQSIQNVYNLINRNFDHGLAETCHREQVSLLVYSPLAFGLLSGKYIDNPASAGRMTQFANFGSRYLKPHVTPAVAAYHELAKAHGLSTAQMALAWVYSRWYVASTIIGATTMAQLRENIAAQDVVLSEAILAEIEAIHRRCTSPAQ, from the coding sequence ATGATCTATACCCGTTTGGGCCAGAGCGAGCTTGAGGTTTCCCGGATCTGTTTGGGCACCATGACGTATGGCGAACAAAATAGCGAGGCGCAAGCGCACGAGCAGCTCGATTACGCCGTTGCCGCAGGTGTCAATTTTATCGATACCGCCGAAATGTACCCGGTGCCTGCCAAGGCGGCCACGCAGGGGCTGACCGAGCAATACATCGGTAGCTGGCTGAAAAACTGGTTGAAGAAGCAGCCACGCGATCAGCTGGTGATTGCCAGCAAAGTAGCCGGGCCCAATCGCGGGATGGACTGGATACGCGGTGGCCCGCAGTTAAACCGTGAGCAGATTATTGCTGCGTGTGATGCCAGCTTGAAGCGCCTGAATACCGACTATCTCGACCTGTACCAGATTCACTGGCCAGCGCGCCATGTGCCGATGTTTGGGCAGACCTACTACGAGCCCAGCCAGGAATACGCCCATGCCCCGGCCATTGCCGAGCAGCTGGCAGCGCTTGATCAGCTGGTTCGCGCTGGCAAGGTGCGCTATATCGGCGTCTCGAACGAGACTTCATGGGGGGTGTCGGAGTTTGTCAAAGTGGCCGAGCGCGAAAATCTGCCGCTGATCCAGTCCATCCAGAATGTCTACAACCTGATCAACCGCAATTTTGATCATGGCCTGGCTGAAACCTGCCATCGGGAGCAAGTGAGCCTGCTGGTCTACAGCCCGCTGGCTTTTGGCTTGCTGTCGGGCAAGTACATCGACAATCCGGCCAGCGCAGGGCGGATGACCCAGTTTGCCAATTTTGGCTCGCGCTATCTCAAACCGCATGTCACGCCAGCGGTGGCCGCCTACCATGAGCTGGCCAAAGCACATGGCCTGAGTACGGCACAGATGGCGCTGGCTTGGGTATACAGCCGCTGGTATGTGGCCAGCACCATCATTGGTGCGACCACTATGGCGCAATTGCGCGAGAATATCGCCGCGCAGGATGTGGTGTTAAGCGAGGCCATTCTGGCCGAGATCGAAGCCATCCACCGCCGCTGTACCAGCCCGGCGCAGTAA
- a CDS encoding TraB/GumN family protein translates to MFSRLRPLIVLILSAQLLLTGCSANAEKTNPSNAVLWKIEMANSPASWLLATVNTPDGQDVEFKPEVEPALLNSKYIGTEYYNDMNSSIQLAQAMLTKDASLQALLGQERYAKVLPLLAARGYPENVAAKLQPWAVAMLLFSPKQGKENIPMDEYVFQYATETNKPYFAIESIEQQLAPFKKLPAGKQIILIDGLIANHDALESAFASNMAAYQKSNLDPIAPLMQIETIALPKHEQAWFNVWRKELKTSRNKIIIERLKPALQKGEAFFTVAAGQLTGQDGLLAAMRAAGYKVTAVKVEPAQK, encoded by the coding sequence TTTGAGTGCCCAGTTGTTGTTGACTGGCTGTTCGGCTAATGCAGAAAAAACCAACCCGTCCAATGCGGTGTTGTGGAAAATAGAAATGGCCAACTCACCCGCATCGTGGTTGCTGGCCACAGTGAATACGCCCGATGGTCAGGATGTTGAATTCAAGCCCGAAGTCGAGCCCGCCTTGCTCAATTCCAAGTACATCGGCACCGAATACTACAACGACATGAATTCGTCGATTCAGCTGGCGCAGGCCATGCTGACCAAAGATGCGAGCCTGCAGGCTCTGCTTGGGCAGGAGCGCTACGCCAAAGTGCTGCCTTTGCTCGCTGCGCGCGGCTACCCGGAAAATGTCGCGGCCAAACTGCAGCCGTGGGCGGTGGCGATGCTGCTGTTTTCACCCAAGCAGGGCAAAGAAAACATCCCGATGGATGAATATGTCTTCCAGTACGCCACCGAAACCAACAAACCGTATTTTGCGATTGAAAGCATTGAGCAGCAGCTGGCGCCGTTTAAAAAGCTGCCTGCAGGCAAACAGATCATTCTGATTGATGGTTTGATCGCCAATCATGATGCACTGGAAAGCGCATTTGCCAGCAATATGGCCGCGTATCAGAAATCCAATCTGGACCCGATTGCACCGCTGATGCAGATCGAAACCATCGCCTTGCCCAAGCACGAGCAGGCCTGGTTCAACGTATGGCGCAAGGAGCTGAAAACCTCGCGCAACAAGATCATTATCGAGCGCCTCAAGCCCGCCCTGCAAAAAGGCGAGGCTTTCTTTACCGTTGCGGCAGGGCAGCTAACCGGTCAGGATGGTTTGCTCGCGGCCATGCGCGCTGCCGGTTATAAGGTGACAGCAGTCAAGGTGGAGCCTGCACAAAAATGA